The window GAAAATATCCGTAAGTAGCATTATATCCGTTTCCATATAGAGATCTACATAATCACctaaatttgaacaattaaatGCTGACCAAACGTTTTGCGCATGATGATACATTTGTCTAGAACACTGTTTCTCCTCCAATCGATTATAGAATGCTTCTATGTTCGGTAGTTgagtgtaattaaatttatcaaaagaatcaataaaatcatatgGCATTACACctttgtttttcaacaattgaAACTGATTTTCTGAAACTTTAGAAAAACGCTTCTTCATGTTAGGAAATTCCGACAAGTATGATGCTAGCTTATCAAGGGAAGAAGCTAAAAATCTGTATGAATCTATGAAACGAAACTTGATAGATGAATCCTCAATGTTTTtactaaaagaaatatatttttctttagtaACAGGTAGTAGTTCAACACGCCCTCCAATTTTTGTTGCAACATCCTCCACTATCAATATCccatcataatttgacatattatgGAAGACTACAGGAACCACATGGCTATcttgataatttatattacaataatcaTGGGCCGGGCCTCTATAATTAGTTCCATTTCTATATCCACCACTTTTCGACATAAGATGAAAATGATCGCAAATTTTCTTCTCTCCATCAACAAAAGGCTTGTTGCATATATGACAATGGGACGATTTCTGAAAATCTTCCTCTTCAATAGTAGTTAATGGATCCATCTCATATGAACACAAAAGAATTGTCTCAACTTCTTCAGACAATCGCTTCAATTCCTTTGTAAACCAATCCATACAATCCATTCCACGATATGAACGATAATTTGATAGTGAATCATCATAAGCACACTTAAAATAATAGCCCACAACAGCAGGTATATGTTtctgatatttattatgactatTTATGGGTTCTAATACACTTTCAATATCTGAATAGATGATAAACGGcgttttctgtttatttttaaaattcttaaactttaaaatattttctcctgTTTTTGGCATTCTTATTACACAATCATTAACTTGCTTGCAAATTTCATAATGGGCGTTCAATTTTTCTTCCGAGTAGAAATAGTGTAAGCATCGCtcacaaaaatactttttatgacTATCTTTATTCAACTGGGAAGAAACCAAACGAGATAGATTTTTAATCCAAACATAATGATAACGAATGGGTAATAAATTATCTCCATCAACATCAGcatcttcatcatcatcatattgATTCTGAATCATCAATAAGTTTATATGTttagtcattttatttttgctcaGATAGCATGGTACAACATTAAAGTTTTTTCGATGTTTCTTCAGTACAAAAACATTTATCGATActtcattttgattttcaaaatttggaatCTGCTTCAAGGTCATAGGGAATTGGatacttttcaatttcaatacctTTGAATAATGTGGGTATCTTAATACTCGATCATGATTCTTTTCAACAGGATACAATGCGGACGTCACAGCCCACGCAAAGCATGcatcatcattatttttcacatttatgcAAGCTTTTCTTCGTTTGATTTGGGTAGGTAGTTCAATATATGAGGATCCAAGCAGtggtgtatatttatttatattaaccccaaggttaataatatttacaagacTCCAACCGCTTTCACGTTGTTCGAATTCTTCTAAATCACGTGTTATTGGATTGATAACGTTCTTATCAAACCATTCATTCATATCTGTAACCTGGTATATTGGAACATTTGAAGTTGTGAAGGGTTTATACTCAGAAAGTGTTTTATTTGCAGTCATTATTTGAAATTCTCCACAAAAAACTGTATTCACTTTGATAgcttcatatttttttagagTATTCTTAATACGACTTCGACAAAGAGCTTTACAATCCTTCAAAAACTCTTTAGGATCTTTATGTTTAAGATTACTTATAATACCAGTTCTGATTCGACTTTTGAATGCAGATACAGAGTCATCCcactttactttttttatagcaGTTTCTTTTCGAAGTTTATGGCCTGCTCCATATTTGAATTCGCTTGTTAGTTTTCGACGATTACTCTTAATTAGATTCAGAATAGTCAACAAATGTtgtttttgaacaataaatttttttgttttcaatttcttcaaaatacgTCGCATACcaacattgtaaatttttaaatcatcccATTTATCTAACTCATTATTCGATAAAAGACCCAAACCTTGCAGTTTCTCagcaatcattttaaatattctttcttgacttctagaaatataataaagaaattgtttaaattataggctttatatatatataaataaatgagtatTAAAAGACGAATATCACCAAAGTTTACGAACATTAccgataaaatatttcaaaaaaaataaattattatatatatttgtagtcCTATGAATATTGTATACCAAAGATTGTACACTAATGGAGaactaaaacataatttttagtaGCTTAGATTCTCATATAAACCAAACATTCTCAATATCTAtgttttatatacctatatCATATAGATAACTGCCCGTTTTGTAAGCGGGTCTTACAAATATCATGATTTGGTACAATCACCCATGTAGAGCTACTTCATTAGTACACAGATAGAAAACATCGATTTTAATAGTATACAATATAATCCTCACAAAAATTCTACCCTAGTTTTCACTTTACAGATCTAATATTCTACATGTAAacctttttttcatataaaccaAACATTCTCAATATCTATGTTTTATATACCTAATCATATAGATAACAGCCCGTTTTGTAAGCGGGTCTTACAAATACCATGATTTGATACAATCACCCATGTAGAGCTACTTCATTAGTACACAGATAGAAAACGCTGATTTTAATAGTATACAATCTAAtccaagcaaaaaaaatatattccagTCTCCA is drawn from Chrysoperla carnea chromosome X, inChrCarn1.1, whole genome shotgun sequence and contains these coding sequences:
- the LOC123302932 gene encoding uncharacterized protein LOC123302932, encoding MIAEKLQGLGLLSNNELDKWDDLKIYNVGMRRILKKLKTKKFIVQKQHLLTILNLIKSNRRKLTSEFKYGAGHKLRKETAIKKVKWDDSVSAFKSRIRTGIISNLKHKDPKEFLKDCKALCRSRIKNTLKKYEAIKVNTVFCGEFQIMTANKTLSEYKPFTTSNVPIYQVTDMNEWFDKNVINPITRDLEEFEQRESGWSLVNIINLGVNINKYTPLLGSSYIELPTQIKRRKACINVKNNDDACFAWAVTSALYPVEKNHDRVLRYPHYSKVLKLKSIQFPMTLKQIPNFENQNEVSINVFVLKKHRKNFNVVPCYLSKNKMTKHINLLMIQNQYDDDEDADVDGDNLLPIRYHYVWIKNLSRLVSSQLNKDSHKKYFCERCLHYFYSEEKLNAHYEICKQVNDCVIRMPKTGENILKFKNFKNKQKTPFIIYSDIESVLEPINSHNKYQKHIPAVVGYYFKCAYDDSLSNYRSYRGMDCMDWFTKELKRLSEEVETILLCSYEMDPLTTIEEEDFQKSSHCHICNKPFVDGEKKICDHFHLMSKSGGYRNGTNYRGPAHDYCNINYQDSHVVPVVFHNMSNYDGILIVEDVATKIGGRVELLPVTKEKYISFSKNIEDSSIKFRFIDSYRFLASSLDKLASYLSEFPNMKKRFSKVSENQFQLLKNKGVMPYDFIDSFDKFNYTQLPNIEAFYNRLEEKQCSRQMYHHAQNVWSAFNCSNLGDYVDLYMETDIMLLTDIFETFRATCLSTYNLDPGNYYTLPGYTWECMLKYTNIELELLTDIDMMMFVERGIRGGLSQCMKRRSTANNKYVPGFDPSKPEVHLLYLDINNQYGWAMSQCLPYSGFEWCDTNIDVSMILDDADNGYFLEVDLIYPEKLHDKHKDLPFCSEHRSAPNSKQSKLMSTLHDKERYVIHYRTLKQALNYGLELTKIHKVLKFKQSPWLQSYIDLNTKLRKNANNDFEKNLYKLMNNAVFGKTMENIRKHSNVKLVTKWEGRYGAEAYISKPEFHSCTVFNPNLVAIELKKMEIFFNNPLYIGMAILDLAKTTIYNFHYGYMVPQLSDNCTALYTDTDSIIYEIRNHDPYELIKRDCRKYFDTSDYPLPNVYNIPHANKKELGMMKGENSGTPMTHFVGLRSKLYTFKIAAPLEKQAKSHDDAAFEHGNIVQESNNIGLTKKAKGVKRSVLSTKITFEDYVECLENFKEISVNQNLIKSEKLELYTQTQTKIALSPYDDKRYIIPGSYNTLPWGHYSLKTSYKRKVEEIDGSCINKKKV